GCTTGAAAGACACGGGAGAGTGTCTTTATCTCGTCTACACGCGACACGCACGATCGTACGATGGTGGCCAATTGGCCCGTAGTTTCGAGCGGTCGCGCGCCACAGATGGCACGTGCGATGCGTGATGCTCTGGGTTCCTCACCGTATTCGCGCAGGATCTGCTTGAGATCGGATTCCGACCAGGTATTCACCAGATCGAAAGCGCTCGTGGCGGACTGCGTGTCCATGCGCATGTCCAACGGTCCGTCGAGCATGTAGGCAAAGCCGCGTTCGGCCTCGTCCAACTGCCTGCTCGAAACACCGAGATCAAGAAGCACTCCATCGACAGAGTTGATGCCTTGTGCAGCGAGGAGCGACTCCATCTCTGCAAAATCACCCCGGAGGATGGTCAGCCGGCCCTGCTGCACCGCCGACCGAAGTCGGCCGTTCGCCTCGGCGCACGCCTGCTCGTCACGATCAATTCCGACAACCCGGCCTTCCGACTTCAGGGCGTCTAGCAGCGCGGCCGTATGGCCACCGCCGCCGAGCGTTCCATCGACGTAGGTACCGGAGTGATCCGTGATAAGATTGTCTACGACAGCATTGCAAAGAACAGGTGCGTGATAGCGTGTGGCGTATTCTCGATATCCGCCACCTGCCTCACGCGGAGGCCGCTCGTCGGACGCGTCGCCGGTCATTCCCGGCCCATCACGCGTTCAGCCAGCGTCTCATAGTCTATTTCCTGTCCTTCCAGGTATAGCTGGAAGGACTCCGGATTCCAGATTTCAATATGGTCCAGGGCACCGATCATGAGCGCTCGCTCGCCAATTCCAGCGAATTCCGCAAGCGTCCGCGGTACACCGATCCTACCCTGCCCATCCAGCGTGACTTCTTCCGCCCACATGAGG
This genomic interval from Rhodothermales bacterium contains the following:
- the rsmH gene encoding 16S rRNA (cytosine(1402)-N(4))-methyltransferase RsmH; amino-acid sequence: MTGDASDERPPREAGGGYREYATRYHAPVLCNAVVDNLITDHSGTYVDGTLGGGGHTAALLDALKSEGRVVGIDRDEQACAEANGRLRSAVQQGRLTILRGDFAEMESLLAAQGINSVDGVLLDLGVSSRQLDEAERGFAYMLDGPLDMRMDTQSATSAFDLVNTWSESDLKQILREYGEEPRASRIARAICGARPLETTGQLATIVRSCVSRVDEIKTLSRVFQALRLTVNGEIEALESVLESATRIVRTGGRIAVISYHSLEDRRVKRFLRFGNFEGESRKDIYGNLLTTWSPITRRPVLPDKDELEANPRARSARLRIAQRTSETAKSGEQQN